The Cuculus canorus isolate bCucCan1 unplaced genomic scaffold, bCucCan1.pri scaffold_176_arrow_ctg1, whole genome shotgun sequence genome includes the window CGTGAAACCAGGCTGCCCTTGTGCATTGAAGGAGAAGGCATAGAACCCCAGCTCCGTTTAAGCTTTGAGCAGCTGGACATTGGGAAGGTTTTTGTTGGATCAACCAACATCTATGAGGTGAGCAGTTAGGGGTTTACAGGGGTCAGGGGGGATACTGATGGCTCCCTGGGCCGGCCTCATGGACCTGCAGGATTTCTGGCAACTCAAGTAGTTGTTAGCAGGGAATAGTgacataataataaaatctggGGCATTCAGAGAATGTAGATGCTGTTTGATGTGGTCTGAAATGTGAGTGTATTGTTCATGAAGACCTAATCCCTGCCTCTGGGCAGCCTCCCTTTGAGATTAGCTGGGAGGCTTCATGCAAAAGAAATCCCTTGACATACAAAAGCCACACTGGGTCCAAGAGCCACTTCAGCCTTGGTACAACTCAGGCTTTAAAGCgagaaaagcatttctggaaagaggcaaagaaaCTCTGCATATTTGCACACACCCCTCCACTCTCAAgtcttctgcaaaaataaacaagaaagagGAACTGAAAGAGGTAGAAAATGAGGCAGTACATCATTTCAAAAGCTTGACTGTGGCAGGGAAGGACATATTAAGGTGTTTTCTTACCAAAGCATTgtgctctgcatttttaatgctgctaCTTTATTGATTCTCTCTCTACCaatttattagttttattaCTTGAGAAAATGTGAGTAAGTAGGTAATGCTCTTAGTGCTGCACTAAGCAGCAAGACTGGAGGTAAACTTCAGCTCGGTGTACGCCCCAGAGTACAATTGAGAACTAAGGTGTAAAACAGATGAGAGAAGAGAGCAGTTTTCAAGTCACCTTTGCAGACCTGGAGTATGGGAATAttttcaacagcagctgcaagattaaaaaatcaggaacatctctctgcttctgtctcaGCTTTTCTGACAGGTTTTGCTAGGACAAAAAGTTTGGGGAACAGAAATCCAAAGTAGAGAGATCAGCCCATGGAAACGGCAGGGTTTCCGTCTGCAGCATTGAGCAatgtcccagctctgctctgggtgGATTTGTTGATGATAGTGTGCAGGCAGATGTGGGCGTTCCTTGCCTGACATGAAAGAGGTGAATCTAAATGAACACTGTGGGACTGTGTCATTGGCTCAAGGCAGCTGATTCCCAGCTGTTTAACAAAATAGGCTTGGTTCTGAATTTGCAGTTTATTCTCATATATTCTCACAAATACATTTGTGGTGACTGTGCCTATTTAGGGAAGAGAAATTCTTTGGAGTAggtggagctgctctgcatcTCCCACTCCTCCTTTGCTGAGGTGTCTGAGCAAAGACTGACAAAGTGTCACAttgaaggaaaagtaaaagaaacctGAATTATATCCTGTAGCAGAGCTGGGGAGTGCTCCTGAGGTTGATTATAGTGTGGCCCTGAGGTGTCTGCTACAGGCAGTGAACTTGCTGGCTGCAGTGGAAGCTGAACTAGTTCTGCCCTTGGCAGGACGAGACTCACCTGGAGCAGAAGCCACTGAGGATGCACCACACACGAGCCTGCAGCCGGCCTTCAGGGCTCTTAGGTGCAGGGCTGCATTGACAGGGTGATGCTGAGCATGTCCTCTGCACTGCAAGTTGAAGTGGACTGCTCCGTGTcagtggaatcatagaatcacagaatcatagaataatttgggttggaagggaacttaaagatcatctagttcccacccccagccatgggcagggacatcccactggatcaggctgcccaaggccccatccaacctggccctgaacaccttcaggaatggggcacTCACAGTttccctggcaacctgttccagtgccttaccactctcatggtgaagaaattcttcctaatgtctagcctaaatctgcccctctccagtttatacccattccccctcgtcctatctccacaagcctttgtgaacagtccctctccagctttcttgtagccccttcaggtactggaaggttgctataagatcacctcagagccttctcttctccaggctgaacaagctcaactccctcagcctgtccttgtatgggaggtgctccagccctctgatcatctttgtagccctcctccagGCCCGTTCCAACAACTCTATATCCCTCTTATgtcgaggattccagaactggacacaatactccagatgagatctcaatAAACCCAGAGTGACTAAAGGCAGAACTCGTCCTGTTTATATCTTCCTTGGCTtcagccaagcagcagcactcagcctcttctgccttttgcaGATGTTGAGTGTTTAATTAAACACAAGGCATACTTCTGTAGAAAGGAAAGTTTAATGTATCTCTGTTTTCGTTTTCTTGTAGGTGATCCTGTTTAACAAAGGAGCCGTTGATGCTTCCTTCATCTTGGTGCATCCAACTACAGCTCTGGCCTCCTGCTTCACCTTTGTGCCCCGGGAGGGCACCATTTCACCAGATGGACTCCAAGTCATCAAGATCTCCTTCAGTTCCAACATCCTGGGGAAGTTCAAGAAAGCATTCAAGTTCAGGATGAAGGGATCCCCTGAGTTTGTGACTTTGACTATCAGGTCAGGAGGGATATAGGAGCTCTTTGGGCATGTTTGTAGCCACCTTCGGTTAATAACCTCCCACCAACCTCATTTTGTGTTGAAGCAGAGGGAACAAAGGTGTTGCTTACGGTCTTAGCGTAGCATTGCTGGGATCAGAGCCAAGACAAAGAGCCAAAGCTTTTTAACCTTGACTCCAGTTTGAACCCTGAAATTTCATCAGCAAATGAAGTGTGAGGCAAGTGACCGTGCCTTTGATGCTCTCAATACGCAGTGTAACTCTGAAAGTCTTGGGTCCCTGTGGGAAGCAGCTTTGCCTTCATGGTTGAGACAGGCAGCTCTGTGCCTTTCCAGGACACTGTGTTCACAGagtttggcagcagcagtttccTTTTGTGACCCTTTTGTACCCCTGTGTGATGACCCCAGGGCTTTAAAGTGATGCTGCCCATGATGGAAAACAGTTTGcctggaaggctgcagaggaaaagtGCCCAGCCTGGGTAGCCAGGAGCTGGACTGACTCCTTCCCACAGGGAACTCATTTCCCTGTATACCCTGGCAGACAGTGTGATGGTATCAGCTTTGTGCAGTGATGGTCTGGGATGACCCACCTGAGCACGCAGCAAGGCCAGCAGGGCCTGGGAAACAGCTGAGGGCTGAGCCAGCCTGGGTTGATTCGGCAGCcagaagcagtgtttttaaaatcctcTTTTAATAATCCATgcaaaattcttcctaatgtctagcctaaatctgtccctctccagtttatactcactCCACCTcgtcccatcaccacaagcctttgtgaacagtccctctccagctttcttgtagcccttttcaggtactggaggttTGCTATAAGATcacctctgagccttctcttctccaggctgaacaggcccagctctctcagcctgccctcgtatggaaggtgcgcctgccctctgatcatctttgtagcctcctctggacctgttcaaacagctccatctccttcttacatagaggattccagaactggacgcaatactccagatgaggtctcacaagagaggaatagaggggcagaatctcaAAGTGCTCTGGTGCCTCCTTTCCACTGGTGGAAAAGTACTGATGCGGGAGCTGGGGAGCCCTGCAGCAAATGCTGCCTCAAGGACTGGGAACTCATCCCATGGTCTAGTGCCATTGCAAAAGATAGCCCTTAC containing:
- the LOC128850680 gene encoding hydrocephalus-inducing protein homolog encodes the protein MVYCDVSGRETRLPLCIEGEGIEPQLRLSFEQLDIGKVFVGSTNIYEVILFNKGAVDASFILVHPTTALASCFTFVPREGTISPDGLQVIKISFSSNILGKFKKAFKFRMKGSPEFVTLTI